A genomic window from Sulfurospirillum multivorans DSM 12446 includes:
- a CDS encoding 4Fe-4S dicluster domain-containing protein yields the protein MAAKITDICIACGACIDECPVEAIVDDSENPTGAETYYVFADKCVECVGHHSSPACIEACPTEGCIVLGA from the coding sequence TTGTATTGCATGTGGAGCCTGTATCGATGAGTGTCCTGTGGAGGCTATTGTTGATGATAGCGAGAACCCAACGGGCGCTGAGACCTATTATGTTTTTGCAGACAAATGTGTTGAGTGTGTTGGGCATCATTCATCCCCTGCGTGTATCGAAGCCTGTCCAACAGAAGGCTGTATTGTTTTAGGTGCTTAA